From the genome of bacterium:
GGCCGACCAGCGGGGCATCGACGAAGCCCTGATTGCCGCCGACGGCACGCCGAACAAGAGCCGTCTCGGGGCGAACGCGATTCTCGGCGTGTCGCTCGCGGTTGCGCACGCCGCCGCGGCCGGGCGCGGGGTCCCCTTGTTCCGGTATCTCGGCGGGGAGGGCGCCCGCACGCTCCCGGTTCCGCTCATGAACGTGCTGAACGGGGGCAAGCACGCCGACAACGGTCTCGAGTTCCAGGAGTTCATGGTGGTGCCGCTCGGTGCGCTCTCGTATCCCGCGGCCCTCCGCATGGGCGCCGAGATCTACCACGCGCTGCACCGCGTGTTGCTGGACCGCGGCCTCGCCACCGGCGTCGGCGACGAAGGGGGCTTCGCCCCCCGGCTGGCCGGGAACGAGGAGGCCCTCGCGCTGCTGCTCGAGGCGATCCGGCGCGCCGGCTATGCCGCCGGCCGGGAGGCCGCGCTCGCCCTCGATCCGGCGGCGAGCAATTTCTTCGCGGACGGCCGTTACCGCCTCGGCGGCGCCGCGTTCTCGTCCGCCGAGCTGGTCGAGTACTACGCGGGGCTCGTGGACCGGTTCCCCATCGTCTCCATCGAAGACGGATTCGCCGAGGACGACTGGGACGGCTGGGCCGCGGTCACTCGCCGGCTCGGCGCGCGCATCCAGTTGGTCGGCGACGATCTGTACGTCACGAACCTCCGGCGCATCAGCGAGGGCATCGCGCGCGAAACGGGCAACGCCGTGCTCATCAAACTGAACCAAATCGGCACGCTCACCGAAACGCTGGAAGCCATCCGGCTGACGCAGCGGCAGCGCTGGGCCGCCGTCATCTCGCACCGCTCCGGCGAAACCGAGGACACGACGATCGCCGACCT
Proteins encoded in this window:
- the eno gene encoding phosphopyruvate hydratase yields the protein MARIASITAREILDSRGNPTVEVEAALDSGARGTAAVPSGASTGVHEAIELRDRDGGRYGGLGVLTAVRHVRETLAPLLGGRDPADQRGIDEALIAADGTPNKSRLGANAILGVSLAVAHAAAAGRGVPLFRYLGGEGARTLPVPLMNVLNGGKHADNGLEFQEFMVVPLGALSYPAALRMGAEIYHALHRVLLDRGLATGVGDEGGFAPRLAGNEEALALLLEAIRRAGYAAGREAALALDPAASNFFADGRYRLGGAAFSSAELVEYYAGLVDRFPIVSIEDGFAEDDWDGWAAVTRRLGARIQLVGDDLYVTNLRRISEGIARETGNAVLIKLNQIGTLTETLEAIRLTQRQRWAAVISHRSGETEDTTIADLAVAVGAGQIKTGAPARSERVGKYNRLLRIAEMLGPGAEYPGPAAFRR